GGAATGACTGACCGTTTTGCACTGAGTTGTTTTGAAGATCTATTCCAAGTTAAACCAGTAGTATAAGTACTGGAACTTCCTTGTATTGGTTGGAAAGCCAATTAATGATATATCCTCTTTTTGAGTAATAAGGAGCAAAGGGGGATGGATATCTTTGAATCAAAATAAAAAAAGGGCACTGTCGCTACGACCGTGCCCCTCATGCAAGAAAAAAATCCCGTTAAGCGCCCTTCTCTTTAGCCCCCGCCGCCCCTGTTTCCCCGTAGGGAATCTTTACCCTGGGCAGCACCGGTTTGCCGTTGGCGCCCATCGTTATCGCCCCGGTGGGGCAAACGTAAACGCAGTCCCCGCAGCCGATGCACCCCTCCTCCAGCTCGTAGGCGTAAAAGGGGGCGGCCACCTCTTTATAGATGCCGCGGTTCACCAGGCTGATGGCGGACTTGCCGATAATCTCCTGGCAGGCGCGGACGCACAGCCCGCAGAGAATGCAGTTGCTGTCCCCCAGGGAAAAGCGCGGTTTCTTGACGCCGTATTCCTCGGCCAGCTCCTGGATGGCCCTGGTCTCCGGGCAGCGCGCCAGCAGCAGCTCGATGATCCCCCGGCGCAGGCTCCTGACCTTTTCCGTGTTGGTCCTGACAATCATCCCTTCCGTCACCGGGTAGAGGCAGGACGCC
The window above is part of the Dehalococcoidales bacterium genome. Proteins encoded here:
- a CDS encoding 4Fe-4S dicluster domain-containing protein, coding for MTRYWINGDESVDIADAEDINIVRLTVDDKDIAVSGGQTIFEALRQVPGIGEIPGICFNPNVRSYGACRLCTVEISEGGGQRFRFVASCLYPVTEGMIVRTNTEKVRSLRRGIIELLLARCPETRAIQELAEEYGVKKPRFSLGDSNCILCGLCVRACQEIIGKSAISLVNRGIYKEVAAPFYAYELEEGCIGCGDCVYVCPTGAITMGANGKPVLPRVKIPYGETGAAGAKEKGA